The bacterium genomic sequence CTATGATCGGCTGTATGAGTTTTTCTATAAAGAATTCGTTTTCTGGCAAAATATCCGCATCCAGCATTACAAGAATATCGCTTTTTACAGAACCCGTAATAATATTCTGTGCATTGCACGAACCTCGTCTTTCGGGTAATCGCCTAAGTTCCACATGAGATGCAGAGAAAGACAAAACGATTGCGTCAGTCCCATCAGTGCTTGCATCTGAAACCACAATAATATCGACTAAGTGGGCAGATTTAATATTCTGCTCAAGAAGCGCAGAAAGGAGTGGGCCGATGTTTTCTGCTTCGTTGTATGCCGCTATTCCTATTGAGAGTGTGGGTTTCATATGGTTTTAAGATTTTCTAAATAAAAATCATTCATTTTTTTCGCCACATCTTTCCAAGACTGCCCTTTTCCGAACAGAATGTTCGCCGCTCGTATCTTTTGCACCGTGGAACTATTTTTCTTATCCAAAATCCATGTTATACGTTCGGCAACATTTTTTTCATTGTGGACAGAAAGACAAAATCCATTAATCTCGTCTTTTACCAAACCCGGCAAGCCATATACATTGGATACAATACATGGTAGCCCTTGGCTCATTCCTTCACGCACAACATTGCACCCACTCTCCCATAGCGCCATATGCACCATCGCAATAGCATGACGCATGAGATAATACTTATCTACGCCGCGAACAACTCCTGCAAATATAACACGATTTTCAAGATGAAGTCGTTTTATAAGCAACGCGAGTGAATGTTGATACTCTTCGTCCTGCAATTGTCCTACGATAACAAATTTTATATCTTCGGGTACATAAGCGAGGCTTTTAATCGCAGTCTCAAAATTTTTAATCGGATACACTCTGGCAATTTGAATGACATATCGTCCATACGCTTGCACGTCTTTCTTAATTTTTCCACTAGCCAATTTTTCAATATCTGTATATGCCTCATCTTCCAAACCATTATCAATAAGATGAACCTTGTCGTTTTTAATAAATTTTATTTCTTCTGAACGTTCCCATCCCGAAACTGCACGCACGCCATCGACCGTGGCATTGATAAGCCATGCGCCCAACGTATAAGTATAAATTTTTTTGATAAAGCGACTGAACGGAGGAAACATTGACCATTCTGGACTAAATCCTCCGTGCGGAGTTACTATTAGAGCAAACGTTTTTTTACCCATGAGTTTGAGGTACAGAGCCTTAACGAGATAGCGAACGAAAAAAATATCAAAATTATGGAGAGCGATAACATCGATATTTTTCCAATCTATCTCGGGATTAAACCCGAACATACCAGTTTGGTAACGCTTCACGGTGAGGGTGTTTATTGTCTCCTCGGGGGACAAACAATCTTTTTTTACATAGGTATCTTTGGATGTGTGAATCGTCACATCCCATCCAAA encodes the following:
- a CDS encoding glycosyltransferase family 4 protein, encoding MNAHPRKKVAVITKYFHPVVAGIENNIMQTYTTLQKDFGWDVTIHTSKDTYVKKDCLSPEETINTLTVKRYQTGMFGFNPEIDWKNIDVIALHNFDIFFVRYLVKALYLKLMGKKTFALIVTPHGGFSPEWSMFPPFSRFIKKIYTYTLGAWLINATVDGVRAVSGWERSEEIKFIKNDKVHLIDNGLEDEAYTDIEKLASGKIKKDVQAYGRYVIQIARVYPIKNFETAIKSLAYVPEDIKFVIVGQLQDEEYQHSLALLIKRLHLENRVIFAGVVRGVDKYYLMRHAIAMVHMALWESGCNVVREGMSQGLPCIVSNVYGLPGLVKDEINGFCLSVHNEKNVAERITWILDKKNSSTVQKIRAANILFGKGQSWKDVAKKMNDFYLENLKTI